Genomic DNA from Solanum dulcamara chromosome 4, daSolDulc1.2, whole genome shotgun sequence:
ttccAAAAGACAATTTTGTTGAAAGTTGATTAGAAAGAAGAATCCAAGCAATAGAGTCATCATCGTCGTACCCGAAAGATGCATGCACCTTAGTGTGTCGTTTATTTGATTAAAGTTAGATGATCTAACTTAGATCTAATCCGTgacataatatataatttcTTATATGTCTTCTCAATCATTTTTGGCCTGCACATCTCTATCTTTTTCATAACAGACAAATGCCAAATTAAGGCACTTCAACAAATATCATCGTACATATGAGTGTGtattctttttttccctttcgtctactttctttttttacaatttgacaattcttttatttataaaaagattGATTATTTCATTAAAGCAATGATTGCAATTAATTACTCCATTGTCAAAGGTGGTGTAACGATGAAGGGACCATCCTTGGGATTCCATTTCAACTTATGCTCCTGCCACCGtcaatttgaaatttttatacatcaTAACTTAATTTCCTTTCGAATATAAAATTTTACCAGGTCGGCATTCATAGTCACGACTCACGAGGTAGCAAAAAAATAGTTCAACCTATCTTTTTACaatttgaatataaaaaaatacccTGTAAAATTCTCTTGTATATTACTTTTCAATATCTTACAtgtaaaaaagaaggaaaataaaataaacatttttaTAATGAACCATAAAACTAATTAACCCGCATAATGAATTGGGAACTAATTACTTTACTTTACTACTATATAGAAGAGTTTTAGACAAGCACCTCATGGTCGACATCGTTGCTTGCCGGCCAAGGGGCAGTATTggcatattaaaaaataattactttgatCGTATTGTACCAAATGCTTTTACTTGAGGTGTTCATTAttcggtttggatcggttattgattaaaatcataaccaaattaatttaatcgatttttaaatatctaaaaccataatcaaaccaagtaaaataataaccaccgatttggttattgtcggtttggttcgatttttcggtttatgactagccgggacaattcaaatattctctctctacattcttcaaatttcttatgaagttttttttttctcacggCCCACAAGAGCGAACTTTGCTGCATATTGAGGGAAAGACATGCTGATGGCAAATTAGGTGGACCAAACTTGCAACGCAGTTTAGATTTAAAAAAACAAGTCAAACTGAggttccaaaatacaaacaactttgtccattaaaatgaaaaaattacatatttagactaaactaactagagaattcataatataaataattataaattttatgtatataattatcggtttgattcggttatttattcagttattttttactataaccataaccaaaccaaatattatcgatttttcaaatttaaaatcaaaccaaattaaatatcaattgtttTATTCGGcttaattaaattttcaatttgattttgattttagttttaaccaaaactgtcaATAGTAAAAGTTTTACTGTCATGTTTTTCCTCTTTTGGACAAAAATACCAATGCATATTCACTGATTTATTCATCTGTCCTGTGGTAAATATTATTTCCCTAACCTCGTGGACCCAGTAGTACAGATATTACCTTTGAATTGCTACGCTCTTGATGCTTTTTAAATGTTGAAGTGTAGTTTTCACTTGTATTTTTATGCCACGCGCTTCAATTGCAACTCTAATTTGACTCATCCTAAAAATTGGGGCCATGAAACGTTTACCCGCCAAAGTGTGCCTTTTCTTCTTTATACTTGGCATTTCAAGGTTGTGTCTTAGGGTTAAAGTAGTGGGGCCCCACATAGCAAAAGTACATAGTTTTTAAGTGCTTTATTTAGtacttaaaatattaaataaatagagaaacATTGATGCCAATATTGATAAGGATccactttttccaaattattttttttaaaagttataaTTAATCAAATTCTATGATAAATGAGGAACAATAGCTTAAAAAAGTTTAATTAAGCTAGATAtcttattgtaatttataataaaaattaattaaacatgtttatagatgatgaaaataaatatactGATCTTTATTTAAATGATATTTGAaataaaagtattataaatcacaataattaaaaatttaaaatatttaaaaacatatAAAGAATTTGGTTAACTTCCAAAATTTTAtttgtgccacataaattgagacagggGTAATATAAATTATGTGCacattacataaaaaaatactataaattataataatcaataacttaacatatttataaaaaaaaatagaaaatttttgCTAAACTCTCCAAATTTCATCAACTTCAcatcaattgaaaaaaaaagtaatatatattGAGCCCATACGTAGAAGAGTCTACAAGGACACATGTCATGTTCGACATGTGTGCTTTGTGGAATTTAAATGACATTAAAGGTCATTTTgatcatttaaatattaaattattgaataaattttaataatatatatatttaaaaattacgtaaaaaaaattataaaacataataattaataatttaaaatatttttaaaaattctataaAAACTTTTGGTCAAATAAAAAGTTGATATGACTCTTTATATTTTATCCataacataaattgagacaaagagagaaaaaatattttcaataattaAAAAGACATTTTTAATAGTTTGTATAATCACAAATTGCGTTTAAAaaactataaattataataattaacgacttataataataagaaaaataaaaaaattatgcttaatttttttattgactCTTAAAATTCTAtttgtgtcacataaattaggaTGAAGAAGAAGTAATATATATTGAACTCGTGACATATAAAAAAGTTGTAGCCGACAAAAGATTTGAttaacttttcaaattttatatgtgtcacataaaattgaaatagagagaGTAAAGACATCttgaataattatatatttataaattacatcaaaaatattataaattataataattaacaatttaattagtttaaaaaattataattaaaaaaaaataattaaatttttaaaattatatttttgacacataaattcaaataaaaaaataatactggAAATGTGCTGACACGAATTCCAATATCTAGTTTTACATGTAGACAACTACTCACTTAATGAGATAATGAATCATCATGCATTGACTTTCACGGGCAAGGTACAAATATTTTACTGGTTGACAACAATGTCAATTATAAGCTCGACTAGAATTGACtgaaaattaacaaaaaaagaCTTAACGGAAGCCTCAATTAGAAACACAGAAAAGGAATCACAAGAGGGATATAATTAAAGAGCAAATATATAGAAGAACAGCCAAACCTCTTCATAGTCGTACCGTTAGTTTAAAAATTTCATGACGTGCTATATTGAAATactgctatatattgctatggtgtgttattattatattttcgaATTTTCAACTACACATTTATATTTTACGGGAATTCTAGTACCCCTAAATTAGTTTTAAGTGGAATAAATAACCCCTTAAAATTTCATACACAGCCATATACCTCTGGTGGTGAAACATACGCGCTTGACACATGTATTTcaccaattaattttttttattttaaaaaaaaattcttcttcttccttaccCTAATTCTTTATGAAAGCTTCATTTTAGGGAAAATAATGAAGGATACATTGGGGGTAATTTGTCGTCGCCTCAATCCCTGCTCCGCAGCTGTAGTTTGAGAAATTGTTGCAACCACCACCATCTCCCCCTCCACATCTAACTTTATCACCTCCCCCACCTTCACCATTAATGGCTCCTCCACCTACTCAAAGAATTCCTCCGCCATTTTCTCGTGAAAACAAAGCCATGAAAAAAGAACATTTACACCATCATGAAGGCCACCATATGTCTAATTTTATCCCACCACCAAACTTAATTGGAGAAAGAGACTCAGGTTAATGTTTGTGGATATTATTGCGATTTGGATGTTTGTGTGGCGgcatttttcaaaatcaaaagaagGCAATTGTTGAAGGCACATTCTAGATTTTGAAATACATTTCCATTTTATAAAACTGTTATGGCTTCAATTTTTtacctcaatttttttttctgtgTTTAACAAGTGTGACTTGATCGAAATTGACTGAATACCTAAATGGATAATGTGATCGAAATTGAATGAATACCCAAATGGGTATTGTAGTTACAATGGGTCTCAACATACACGAGCAAGCTTAGGCTACATCTTGAACTTAAATCGAACTCCAAAACATTCATTCACTAGCAGTTGCTCATTTGAATgaacaagaaagaagaaagttAGAAAAGCTCCAAACTCCGACCATGCCAAATTTTAGACTGAAAAAATAGATAGATAattagaaagagagagaaaggaaaaaaagagaagagaatggaaattttaaaaaagtataaGGAAAAACAGTCTTTTCACTCTCTCAAAGAGAGTGAAATGCAAGCTCTATGTCAACTCAACATTTAAGGAGTATTTTTCTACTTTAAAATAGTTCGGGCGGAGGGGGGTAATAGAACCCCGCGTGAAAATATAAGTTTGAAGTTGAGAATTCGATAATAGATTAGGGGGGTATTTGACTATTTTCTCTATTTGTATATTGATATCTGAAATTTAGATCTCAACTCTTATAAATAAAAGTATTGAAAAATTAttagttttgattttttatattataaacgaaaacaaaatattttaaccaattcaatcaaaataataaaaagagtaTGAATGTAAAGAAAAGACAAACATAAGTAGTCTTTTTTACGAAGCTATGACCACAAGTGATGTGTacatattaaatataattttattcattatagATGTTCATATTTGAATTTACAACGTGCATGAACTCAATACATCAAAATTCCTTCGAACTTGGCAGCAAAATTTATTTTAGCATTTTAAGTATACGGACATTTAAATATCTCCCTTAACAAGtttgaatttaattaaataCCACCTTGGGAGTATAACACCATTCTCACCCATCACATCGCTGTCATGTAAGCATCACATCACTGTCATGTAAGCACTatgtcattaatttttatttcttttttatttattcaccaTTTTTTCTTACacaatttttataattaattaattaaaaaatacattttcaagaatcaaaatttaaaatacgggtcattttcattaattttaatttattaattttaaatatttttaataagcaGCCCcatcttcttatttttttctcctcCACCCCCTCCCCCCGCGACCCCTCTCTTTCTTCTTCCAAACGAAGGACCCTGGGGCAAGCTCACCATTTTAATCTTTAATgagattttttcttcttcaccatcattcaataaattttttttaaaaaataactgaaATTTACTCTTCTTCCCTCTTCCCTTTCCCTCCATTCTTCAAAACCTTTAAACTTTACAAGTATTCTCAAATTCAAAACACTAGAAaatcaattttactttttatataatataaagtgaAATCAACGTCAATAATATGATATTGGTGttgaattttatatattattaaaggaCTAGTGGAATGAAAATAATTGATAGAGATGGGATTAAGATGAAGAAAAAAGTGCTTTAATGGAGAAAAAGGTGTAGTAGGAAAGACaacaaattaaagagaaaaataatttaattttttaaaaaaagaagaccCACAAATTTCATTCACCTctaattaagaaattattacatatattttaaagaattaatagatcaaaaaaatatttaaaaagataGTTATATATTAGCTAATAAAAAAAGGTCATGTGTATGATCtaaattcaatttttctttttttctcttttttgcgCGCTTTTAGAAAAGTGAGTACACTCACTTTGCCACATCACCCCTTAGAGGGATATTTAAATCACTTTAGAATTGTTAAAAGTGGTATTTAAACATTCGTATAGTTAAAGTAAGTTTTGATGCCAAGTTCAGAGGGATTTTGATGTATTTTCaccattaattatgattattataaatattttaatattttatattatgaaatatatttcttaaaaaatattattatacagTATTTGAGTATGTCTATTATAAAAGGGTAATTTTACAAAGAATGTACTACTATAATGAATGTCATTGTTATTATAGGTAGAATGTTGTTATAGAGAAGTAAAATAtaacatgacaaataattttttgagatgAACAGACTGATAtaatgaaatattgttataaCGAGGGTTGATCTAGTTCTGATCgatcaataatttaaaaaatttgccTGCCTACATTAGTTCTGTAACACCTCGTACTATTTTAACTTAGATAAAATTTGAGAACCAAAAAAACTGAGAAGGATAGACTGCCCAGTGACCCACGCATAGGACCTATGACTAGTAGAAGTTCCTACGAGCCATAGATAGGACTCGTAGAGTCCCCAGGGCAAAATGCCTAGTGGCCCACACATGGGacctacgatccgtagaagtTCATATGAACCATAAATGGGACTCATAGAGTCCCCCAACACTTAGTCAAATTTGGAATCTTGAGGATAATTCCACAAAACCTCTTAAAACTtcttaaaaccttccttttcaaCAAAACGAAAAGGAAGCTCATCAAGGATTAACATCTCAACTAAATCCCTTCGAGATACCTCTTGATCAAAAGTCCAAATTGCCCCATCACGCATTTCACCTTCTAATGGaaagtttaaatttgattgTTTGTACTTGGAATTGAAAGTGTTaaccttatttggatttttaggaAAAGTTTTCAAATGTTTATTTAGTCCACTTGTTCCATTTTTAATTGAATCAGCTAAGAGAACTTTACCACCATGCTTGCACTTTGCTTTGTTAATTCCATCTTGTATGAGCTTATCATAATGCGGCCAAGCAGCAGATCTTGATTCTATAGCTTTTCTCTTCACAATCACTGAATATTGTTCACCTTCCGGTGTTGAATCAAGAGACTCAGTAAGAGCCAGAGGTGCGCTTCCACTGACATTGGTTATTCGACTTGTTTTATCTTTCATCTAAATATAGAAGAGATTGCAAATGTTATAAGACATAAATTAGAAGtgtaaaacaaaattaaaaaaatagattttgctCACCTATGATAGAAAAATTAGCGCGAAACCTGTGTAACAATTCCACAAAAAGATTAGAAAATAAGGAACAGACAAAGGGCCAGTAGAGAAATAGAGCTTACACAGATGTCACGCCCTCATTaggccaacacaccacctcctccaaccatgagctgccatgtggcatgtggggtccacccccttgctccagctgcttccACATAGCACTTCCACCTgcttccatatggcactctctcatgctgcctgtcacctttttttccccatcatggattcgtaatctcatcttattttatgaacctatgtaattcttgctacgtaagcttggtatgtactcaagtagcttaagtatgtaagatttctaagttggtagcttatgtaagtaagttgagtcctacgactcattacttggcctccaactccttccgaattcttataatcgtatttccaatcttccctactatggggtgtcacattctcccttccttagagttgtttgatggcgttatagattatccgtctcaaatggtaacttttaagaagctttaagaagctttaagaaactttaagaaactttaagaaacttttttttttcaagaaactttaagaaacttaagaatccttccaaaaacttaagaacctttcaagaaacttaagaagcttaagaggcgtttcaaggtacaaaagtacggggtataaaatccttcccccctttaggacattcgtcctcgaatgtgaaccaaaaccttcctcaaaTCTCATACAGACCATATGGAGAATTTTTCTGTTCCATATTTGTACacgttggtcaggggtacgacggggccctgtcctatcATATGATTaagctatcattctgtagaggtctgtagatctgtatttgtgggttctgtatatgtatagGGCTTTTGTGTTCCGTGACGGCCATATCAGCTTTTGTGTgctgcatctattttcgtgcgctATCTAATGACCTTATTTGATTTCTATATTTGTCTATtctgctaatatgctaatttgggctaagggtacgtatgggtgtccaactcaggcacagtcgcggcctacagggttaagtcgtgataaaagtggtatcagagtgatttggtccttggaatgtctacataccgtgtctagtagagtcttgtttatcggtgtgttgtgcaccacatctataaacaggagactACAGGACATTTATGATGTTACCTTTCcttcttatcttagatcgtgcgatagagctgtattATCAGGATGATTTCTCCCTAATAAAATGAATTTTTATGTTTCTAGTGATTCCTCCAAAGAAACCAACGGCTGCCCAGAAGGACGAATCAACAGCGCCCGGTGAGGCTAGTCAAGCCCATAGAGTTACCAGGGCCCGATCTCAGCCTGAGCTAGGGACTGTGCCCTCGACAGCTAGCTCTGCGACGCCGCCAGTATCAGAGGGGattaggacatccactctgctGTTTGACGATGCTCCTTTATCTGGAgccatattttggtactaacttttctattgcatatttgtacacattggtcaggggtacgatggggccctgtcccgcatatgattatgctatcattctgtagaggtctgtagatatgtatttgtaggttttgtatatgtgttgggcttttgtgttccgtgatggcgTTATCGACTTTCGTGTGCTACATCTTTTTTCGTGCGCTATTTAATGACCTTATTTGATTTCTATATTTGTCTATtctgctaatatgctaatttgggtTAAGGGTACGTAAGAGTGTCCAATTCGGGTACGAGTTACGACCTACGGGATTGGgtaatgacaacaataatatcGTCTacatataacaaaagaaatatgACACCTTTGTGAGTCTGCAAAGTATACAAGGAGGGATTTGCCTTACTATAAAGGAAACCAAGGTGTACGAGATGCATGCTAAACCTATCAAACCAACCTCTTGGTGCCTGTTTAAGACCATACTGTCCTTTTTCAGTAGACAAACATCTTGAGAATACCTAGGATCAACAAATCCAGGAGTTTGACTCATGTATACCTCCTTTTGCAAGaaattatcatgacccaagctagaacCTAAGTGTGACACGACTATCTAAATCTCggaggaccccaaccaagccttaCAATTGCAtatatgagcatacataaggtaagtaaaataattaaacaacaACATAGATATGGAAGTAAAGTTTCAACATGAAATTCTCAATTAAGGAGAACAAATCTTAAACTCAAATAaaggacaacatagactcaattaacatccaacatgcctctactaactagatgggggaataagacaagctcctagctcacacATGACAATATAAAAAGTCATAAAAGTGATGAAAAGATAATAGTCTTGTCCTCGAAGAATGAGGATTCACTAGAAATGGAaaagtaaagctcaactctagccacgagtgggaggTGCGCGAAGATCAtccgaccctacattatgatataatatgggAAAAAGGTATGCgatagtacatgaaatgcactaagtatgtgagaaatattcaTCAATAATTAATATAGGTCATATtcaatatgaatcataagatgcaagaccaatatcttaaaatatgagtaaaaccatAAAAATCTTAAAGcatcataatcattggtcaatgcatcaaaaaatcATTATGataactttataccttttctGTACGttgatgtgggataggacctttaaccgacatataagaccaggcaagctataacatgaaatctgatgACCCCCACATCAAGTAGGAAAAGGccaccttgctagggtaaactTCTTGATGGTACTTTCTCTAACTCTATCctatatatggatccattagcttcAACATATTAGCACTTAAAATCTATGTAGGGAACGTAgctagggactaaaggttgattgcaggattcccttgggtagctatgATGGCTACCGaactgaaccccaccttaaagtcctctcggtggtTAGTCATTAGTCCAATGGAACTACATGAAAACATGGTCATTAACATTATTAGGAAaggttataatagataccaatccaactttataaaaataacataagagtaaCTCATCTATTATCTTCATCATAAGTGTGTGAGGAAATTCCATCACAACCTTTGAACTTCTTTAAATGATTGTGCAAGAATTGGCCTTACTGCACTACAACTTCTTTgcttaaaaaattattgaacatcattcataatctttaatgagtcattcataaaccttgaacgtcattcataaaactttcattaaaacctcttgaaattcatgatcacaaTTCATTGAAAACGTACttaaaactagcatatagcatgtgTCATTGAAACTCATCTTGAAATGATGCAGTattatgtgaattatgcataatttgatgaataataataagatatatcatgagaTTAGGGCTTTAAAAAAGAATTCATatgagattttgagagaaaacttgggattccatgaATAAAAGGACCTAGgaatgaattcccacatatATTTGATTTTAGGAGCCCTAAACTGCAGAGAATTGAAGCTTTAACCTTGAAAATAtcctttgaattgcttgaggaggAAGAGGACTCTTAAGAGAATACTTTTAGAAAGAGGATTTTGATTTTGGGTGTTTGGATGATAATGAGAATATTAGGAGAGCttaggatagttaataggttagaataaacCCCTAAAATCGttcacattcattaataaaaatatagggCAAGACCAAATACCCTCAATTTAAATGGGAAATTCAGTAGGATAGAGGACCCACCAAAGTTTGTGAAGCTTACCATGACCCATGGTGGTGGTCGTGGTGATGAAATTAGACTTGGATTCTGAGGGGGTGACCTCCACAGAGGACATCACGGCTCGTGGTGCCTTACCATGGTACGTACCCTGAATAGGAAATTGAGGAGTTGGGTTCACGGACCACACCACGGCTCATAGTTCATAGCATGGACCGTGAACCTTCCATTATCCCTTCTCTAGATTTTCCCATTGAATGGTAACCTTCATGGTCACTCTCCATGGATTGTGGAGAGTACCACGGCTTTGAAGGGATCCATGAAGGACGTCCTAGTGCcaaaagttgagattttctGAAAAACTTTTTTCGAAACTCTATTCCAACTTTtcaatttttggggtcttataatatctctccaTTGGGAACATTCATTCTCGAATGACACTCAAACTAGTATGAATAGGATAGGAAAGAGATATAGCATACCAATATGAATGCAAAACCCctcaaaaatacataaaaacatggaatattTAATCCCTAGCTAAATattactttaaaactcatttcatgaacatgaatgcatataaGAACATGAGAATGTttgaaacacatgatttgggctggatgtatcatgaaggaactaaatacctcaacaaGGCACGAAACtgaagagataaggatatcgtaACATCATATCAGCTTTGGCTTTCCAAGTAGAACCTTCAACCTCTTAGTTCCTCCATAGCACTTTAACTAAAGctacttc
This window encodes:
- the LOC129884197 gene encoding uncharacterized protein LOC129884197, whose protein sequence is MAPDKGASSNSRVDVLIPSDTGGVAELAVEGTMKDKTSRITNVSGSAPLALTESLDSTPEGEQYSVIVKRKAIESRSAAWPHYDKLIQDGINKAKCKHGGKVLLADSIKNGTSGLNKHLKTFPKNPNKVNTFNSKYKQSNLNFPLEGEMRDGAIWTFDQEVSRRDLVEMLILDELPFRFVEKEGFKKF